One window from the genome of Candidatus Chlorohelix allophototropha encodes:
- the rnc gene encoding ribonuclease III, translating into MIISDDLVDLEKRLGLEFNNKALLQLALIHRSYLNEKGGMLESNERLEFLGDAILGAIVAEYLYHTFPDQSEGGLTDLRSALVRRETLAKWAATFEVGEFLLLGKGEANTGGRSRPAILSATFETILGAMYLDKGIKQVTEWLLPLVSAELQVILQENRHLNYKTRLQVEIQRLHHIAPVYELIETSGPEHHPNFVVEVKLGDQVLGRGSGTTKQQAQQEAARAALEFLEKS; encoded by the coding sequence GTGATAATTTCAGACGATTTGGTAGATTTGGAGAAGCGGCTTGGGTTGGAATTCAACAACAAAGCCCTTCTTCAGTTAGCTTTAATACACCGCTCTTACTTGAATGAGAAGGGCGGTATGCTTGAGTCTAATGAGCGTCTAGAGTTTTTGGGTGACGCAATATTAGGCGCAATAGTTGCTGAGTATCTTTACCATACTTTCCCTGACCAATCGGAGGGGGGTTTGACAGATTTGCGCAGCGCGCTGGTTCGTCGCGAAACTCTTGCGAAATGGGCTGCCACTTTTGAGGTTGGCGAGTTTTTATTGCTTGGCAAGGGTGAAGCTAATACCGGGGGACGAAGCAGACCGGCTATTCTCTCAGCAACCTTTGAAACGATTTTGGGGGCAATGTATCTTGATAAAGGAATTAAGCAGGTTACCGAGTGGTTGTTGCCGCTGGTAAGTGCAGAATTGCAAGTGATTTTGCAGGAAAATCGCCATCTGAACTATAAAACCCGCTTGCAAGTAGAAATACAGCGGCTCCACCATATTGCTCCGGTTTACGAGTTAATCGAAACAAGTGGTCCAGAACACCATCCCAATTTTGTGGTTGAAGTAAAACTAGGGGATCAGGTTTTAGGGCGAGGGAGCGGTACTACCAAGCAACAAGCTCAGCAGGAAGCCGCCCGCGCCGCCCTAGAGTTTTTGGAAAAATCCTAG